A stretch of the Acidilobus sp. 7A genome encodes the following:
- a CDS encoding Clp1/GlmU family protein, translating to MKLSGCTTVRGPAMIAVRDGDLKLMGGPVTAGSSITVPVGRAVIAEGDGEVEISGGQLGQCDPEGLKALESLIDELRGARRVVLVGPTDSGKSTLAAYLYNSGAVNSIISTDVGQNEVYCPGFEALSMPPRPFTPGSSAPEPLSACLVGDYTPRGLEARYLACAIRLSRLSGSFVVDTDGWASGEGAELKAALALAVGADAVVAIGLDQGSLSILRHEMAGPLVVAPRLAPAGKSQAERRTNRDRLLASCMMGSRRRVLSLDGLLVEGREPEAWEGLLVGLRDAEGDHFAVVERGPSRSGSITVLTQYMGSVELIRLGRARVDLKAFGGLLQA from the coding sequence ATGAAGCTCAGCGGCTGCACCACAGTCAGAGGCCCAGCTATGATAGCTGTGAGGGACGGGGACCTGAAGCTCATGGGAGGGCCAGTCACGGCAGGCTCATCAATAACCGTGCCCGTCGGCAGGGCTGTGATAGCTGAGGGCGATGGCGAGGTTGAGATAAGCGGCGGCCAGCTTGGGCAGTGCGACCCCGAGGGACTCAAGGCCCTTGAGTCCCTCATAGATGAGCTCAGGGGCGCCAGGAGGGTGGTCCTCGTGGGGCCAACCGACAGCGGCAAGAGCACGCTGGCGGCGTACCTCTACAACTCAGGCGCTGTGAACTCAATAATATCAACCGACGTCGGCCAGAACGAGGTCTACTGCCCCGGCTTCGAGGCCCTCTCCATGCCTCCAAGGCCGTTTACGCCTGGCTCCTCAGCGCCTGAGCCGCTCTCCGCCTGCCTGGTGGGTGACTACACGCCAAGGGGCCTAGAGGCCAGGTACTTAGCCTGCGCCATCAGGCTCTCCAGGCTCTCCGGCAGCTTCGTCGTAGACACCGACGGCTGGGCCTCGGGGGAGGGGGCAGAGCTCAAGGCGGCCCTGGCGCTCGCCGTGGGCGCGGACGCCGTGGTTGCCATAGGCCTCGACCAGGGGTCATTATCAATACTGAGGCACGAGATGGCAGGCCCCCTTGTGGTCGCTCCAAGGCTCGCCCCAGCCGGGAAGAGCCAGGCTGAGAGGAGGACCAACAGGGACAGGCTGCTCGCCTCATGCATGATGGGGTCGAGGAGGAGGGTGCTCAGCCTCGACGGCCTCCTCGTTGAGGGGAGGGAGCCTGAGGCCTGGGAGGGCCTGCTTGTAGGCCTTCGGGACGCGGAGGGCGATCACTTCGCTGTTGTCGAGAGGGGGCCCTCAAGGTCGGGCTCTATAACTGTGCTAACGCAGTACATGGGCAGCGTCGAGCTCATTAGGCTTGGAAGGGCTAGGGTTGACCTGAAGGCCTTCGGGGGCCTTCTTCAGGCCTAG
- a CDS encoding threonyl-tRNA synthetase editing domain-containing protein translates to MRLLMIHVSEVKFWAVEEAIESPPDPPSKFEGRDCVVGFISVEEGDAPDLARQAALEIAEHARRSGVKCAVVYPFAHLSPSLAPPEQAAAILRRVEDELKAMGFSTARAPFGWYKGFTITCPGHPACELSRTITAPRGPWFIADGKLLSPKEAIDSGLMPRELEPGNPWDNEAIGTMEKLGVTSDGLTRLGEVMMESLASWAAERLGGEPRTSGGGPSELYGVSGLASILRSCLDAARYLEEGSVRLRSPVPGGDVVVKAGDVGEEELVKALSEVSGTMAKGLTWLDASSDRGFSVNYDVQYSVRLGVYMSRSKGAAAVAAHGSVRGNQFTCLGPLRLIASSAVDAGLREAEAGSTPSLPFWMAPLQAAVVPVKEQQTQYAEELLSELQAAGARAYLDPASKSLGARIRSAGKAWVPIIAVVGEKEASSRTVSVRRRWRQGEQEVVPFDSLINEVQQLVAQSPGRRFRAPE, encoded by the coding sequence TTGAGGCTGCTCATGATTCACGTCTCAGAGGTCAAGTTCTGGGCTGTCGAGGAGGCAATTGAGAGTCCGCCTGACCCCCCATCTAAGTTCGAGGGCAGGGACTGCGTCGTGGGCTTCATAAGCGTCGAGGAGGGCGACGCCCCTGACCTGGCTAGGCAGGCGGCCCTTGAGATAGCCGAACACGCGAGGAGGTCTGGCGTCAAGTGCGCCGTGGTCTACCCCTTCGCCCACCTCTCGCCAAGCCTGGCGCCGCCAGAGCAGGCCGCTGCGATACTCAGGAGGGTCGAGGACGAGCTTAAGGCCATGGGCTTTAGCACGGCTAGGGCGCCCTTCGGCTGGTACAAGGGGTTCACCATAACGTGCCCAGGCCACCCGGCCTGCGAGCTCTCCAGGACAATAACTGCCCCCAGGGGGCCGTGGTTCATAGCCGATGGCAAGCTACTGTCGCCCAAGGAGGCCATAGACTCAGGCCTCATGCCAAGGGAGCTGGAGCCCGGGAACCCATGGGACAACGAGGCTATTGGAACCATGGAGAAGCTGGGCGTCACCAGCGACGGCCTGACAAGGCTGGGGGAGGTGATGATGGAGTCCCTCGCCTCTTGGGCGGCTGAGAGGCTTGGGGGCGAGCCGAGGACGAGCGGCGGAGGGCCCTCGGAGCTCTACGGCGTGAGCGGCCTGGCCTCCATACTGAGGTCGTGCCTTGACGCGGCCAGGTACCTAGAGGAGGGCTCCGTCAGGCTGAGGTCGCCCGTCCCAGGGGGCGACGTGGTAGTTAAGGCCGGTGACGTGGGCGAGGAGGAGTTAGTCAAGGCGCTCTCTGAGGTATCAGGGACCATGGCCAAGGGCCTCACGTGGCTTGACGCCTCAAGCGACAGAGGCTTCTCAGTGAACTACGACGTGCAGTACTCTGTTAGGCTCGGGGTCTACATGAGCAGGTCAAAGGGCGCGGCAGCGGTGGCAGCCCACGGCTCCGTAAGGGGGAACCAGTTCACGTGCCTCGGCCCCCTGAGGCTCATAGCATCCTCAGCGGTTGACGCGGGCCTCAGGGAGGCGGAGGCCGGCTCAACGCCCTCGCTCCCCTTCTGGATGGCGCCCCTTCAGGCGGCGGTTGTGCCAGTGAAGGAGCAGCAGACCCAGTACGCGGAGGAGCTGCTCTCTGAGCTCCAGGCGGCGGGCGCCAGGGCCTACCTTGACCCAGCGAGCAAGAGCCTCGGGGCCAGGATAAGGTCGGCTGGCAAGGCGTGGGTGCCAATAATTGCAGTTGTGGGCGAGAAGGAGGCCTCCAGCAGGACGGTGAGCGTCAGGAGGAGGTGGAGGCAGGGGGAGCAGGAGGTGGTGCCCTTCGACTCCCTTATCAACGAGGTGCAGCAGCTGGTCGCCCAGTCGCCGGGGAGGCGCTTCAGGGCGCCTGAGTAG